One window from the genome of Enterobacter asburiae encodes:
- the rutG gene encoding pyrimidine utilization transport protein G, whose product MFGFPHWQLKSTSTDAGVVAPDERLPLGQTMVMGVQHAVAMFGATVLMPMLMGLDPNLSILMSGIGTLLFFFVTGGRVPSYLGSSAAFVGVVIATTGFNGQGINPNLSVALGGIIACGLVYTLIGLVVMKIGTRWIERMMPPVVTGAVVMAIGLNLAPIAVRSVSASPFESWMAVITVLCIGLVAVFTRGMIQRLLILVGLIVACLVYALLANVFGLGKPVDFTLLHQAAWFGLPKVTSPTFNTQAMMLIAPVAVILVAENLGHLKAVAGMTGRSMDPYMGRAFVGDGLATMLSGSVGGSGVTTYAENIGVMAVTKVYSTLVFVAAAVMAMLLGFSPKFGALIHTIPSPVIGGASIVVFGLIAVAGARIWVQHRVDLSQNGNLIMVAVTLVLGAGDFALTLGGFTIGGIGTATFGAILLNALLSRRMAAAPQGTVVHQDS is encoded by the coding sequence ATGTTCGGATTTCCCCACTGGCAGTTGAAATCGACCTCCACAGACGCAGGCGTGGTCGCGCCGGATGAACGCCTCCCGCTCGGGCAGACGATGGTGATGGGCGTTCAGCACGCGGTCGCCATGTTTGGCGCCACGGTGCTGATGCCAATGCTGATGGGATTGGATCCCAACCTCTCCATTCTGATGTCGGGTATCGGCACGCTGCTGTTCTTTTTCGTCACCGGCGGGCGCGTGCCCAGCTATCTCGGATCCAGCGCCGCCTTTGTCGGAGTGGTCATCGCCACCACCGGGTTTAACGGCCAGGGGATCAACCCCAACCTGAGCGTGGCCCTCGGCGGCATCATCGCCTGCGGTCTGGTGTACACCCTGATTGGTCTGGTGGTGATGAAAATCGGCACGCGCTGGATAGAGCGAATGATGCCCCCGGTCGTGACGGGCGCCGTGGTGATGGCGATTGGCCTGAACCTCGCCCCGATTGCGGTCAGGAGCGTCTCCGCCTCGCCGTTTGAAAGCTGGATGGCTGTGATCACCGTGCTGTGCATCGGCCTGGTGGCGGTGTTCACGCGGGGCATGATCCAGCGGCTGCTGATCCTGGTTGGGCTGATTGTCGCCTGTCTGGTCTACGCCCTGCTGGCCAACGTTTTCGGTCTGGGCAAGCCGGTTGATTTTACCCTGCTGCATCAGGCCGCCTGGTTCGGCCTGCCGAAGGTGACCTCGCCCACCTTTAACACCCAGGCGATGATGCTTATCGCACCGGTGGCGGTGATCCTGGTGGCAGAGAACTTAGGCCACCTGAAAGCCGTGGCGGGGATGACCGGGCGCAGCATGGATCCGTACATGGGCCGCGCGTTCGTCGGTGACGGGCTGGCGACCATGCTCTCCGGTTCCGTGGGCGGCAGCGGCGTGACCACCTATGCCGAAAACATCGGCGTGATGGCGGTGACCAAAGTTTACTCCACGCTGGTCTTCGTGGCGGCGGCGGTGATGGCGATGCTGCTCGGATTCTCACCGAAGTTCGGCGCGCTGATCCACACCATTCCGTCACCGGTCATAGGCGGGGCATCGATTGTGGTGTTTGGGCTGATCGCCGTGGCCGGCGCGCGCATCTGGGTGCAGCATCGGGTCGATCTCAGCCAGAACGGCAACCTGATTATGGTGGCGGTCACGCTGGTGCTGGGCGCGGGCGATTTTGCCCTGACGCTGGGCGGGTTTACGATTGGCGGGATTGGTACGGCGACCTTCGGCGCGATCCTGCTTAACGCCCTGCTGAGCCGCCGAATGGCCGCCGCGCCGCAGGGCACCGTGGTGCATCAGGATTCCTGA